One Chryseobacterium tructae genomic window, TCGGGGCCGTCTTTATTTTCGGATGTCATTGCGGATTTCCTTGAACATGGCCGTTATGATCATCACCTAAGAATGTTCAGGAAGAAATTGTATGCCAATTATTTGCAGATTCAAAAGTCGGTGACACAGTATTTTCCGGATAATACCAAGATTTCAGAACCAAAGGGAGGATTTATGTTGTGGCTGGAACTGGATAAAAGAATATGTACAGAAGATTTATATGATGAAGCAGTAAGCCAGAAAGTAAACTTTGCTCCGGGAAGAATGTTTTCACAATACAATCAGTATCAAAACTGTATGCGATTAAACTATGCCTTAGAATGGACAGACCGTGTAGAAAGCGATCTCGAAAAACTGGGGAAAATGATAAAAAACAGAATATAATAAACTTAAGCGATGAATGATAATAATAATGAAGTAAAAATTATAGCTTACGAACCGCAATATAAAGAAGCTTTTAAAGCCTTAAATGAAGAATGGATCAAAACCTTCTTTGTTATGGAAGCCAGTGACTATAAACTGTTGGATAATCCTGAAGAATATATCTTAGATAAAGGTGGATATATTGCTTTTGCTTTGTTGAATGGTGAAGCAGTAGGAACGTGTGCCCTGGTAAAAGCTCAGGAAGATCCTCTTGCATTTGAACTGTCAAAAATGGCAGTTAGCCCTAAAGCACAAGGTAAAAAGATAGGTTATCTGCTGGGAAATGCCCTTGTTGAAAAAGCCAGAGCGTTAAAAGCAGAAAAAATCTTTCTGGAAACCAACTCTATGCTGGTTCCTGCCATCAAGTTATATGAAAAGCTAGGATTTAAGCATACTGAAATTACCAATCCGGGGTACGATCGTGTAGATGTACAAATGGAATTGGATTTTAAATCTTAGGTAAAAAAAATATTGGAACTCGGATGCTTATATCCTTGTTCCAATATCAAAATTTAAATCTAATTGTTTTACTGTTTTATTTCTTGATAAAAGCCTTCGTCATAGACTTTTTACTTCCATTAATCTTAATGAAATACATTCCGGATGGAAGCCCTTCAATATTGATTTTTTCATCATAATTTCCATTAGAGGACTTAAAGCTTTTTGTGGAAATAAGTGATCCTTTAGTATCAATGATTTCAGCTCTGACTTCCTTATCACCTGACTGATAACTGATCGTAATTTGAGTAGATGCAGGATTAGGATATATAGCAAAATGAACTGTTGCTCCTTTTACTTCTTGGGTAGCCAAAGTTTCTTTTGAACAGACAGGAATTCTGTTGATGCCATCAATTCCCCATGAAGACTGTACCGGAATACAAAGCCAGTTCAAAACGGTTGGGAAATGGTCTGTTTCCCTTGTTGTTGAGGAATAATCATAGATTTTAAAAGTATTGGAAGCATTAACAGTATAAGTTGGAGATCCTGTGATGCTCATATGATTCGCGTTAGGACTGGAATCGGTTAAAGTACTTCCTGAAGACTCATTACATTTCCAGTTCGTCAATAACTGAGAATAATAAGGATGTGAAGCTGTAATATCCTGATTGGCCCAATTGGCAATAACGTCATTCGGAAGAGCAGATTTCCAGATTCTTACATCTTTGTAAGACGCGGCAAGATTAACTCCGTACGTATTGGTGCCATCCTGATTTAATGTCAAAGGAAGTATAGAATCTATATTTCCGATCGTATTCATTTTAGCAAAAGTTACCGGAACACCGTCTTCATATAAGGTTACCAGGCCATCTCTGTCAAAACTTGCTGCGATGTGTTTCCATTTATTGGTTTCTACTTTTCCGCCTACAAGATCAATTCGGTTAGTACCATCTGCAATATTCATTTTAAAGGTCTGTCCGGAGTAGCCAGAGAAGATGATCCCTTTGTTCTTTCCATTCGCCCAGTTTTTATTCCCAAGAAATACAGGATCACTGGTATAGGCTGCATTTGGTTTTACCCAAAATTCAATGGTAAAATCCTGATTCGCTCCAAAATTAAAAGGCGTTTGGTTGGTGGGTTTTGCGTAAGCTCCTGAAGGAAGATTAAGCTGATTAAACGTTTTATTGGACTCCAGAACAGTTTTACTGATTTGTTGAGGGGTAAATCCTGGATTTGAATAAATAGTAAAAATATTTCGTTCAGAAAGGCTTCCACCGCCGTGAGAAGAATCTGTTGCACCATGATCTGTTGTTAAAACAACCATCCAATCCTCATTATTGTAGGTGGATCTGCTTTTCATGGCATTTACAATTTCTCCAATATAGGCATCTGTAGTCTGAATAGAAGAAACATATTGTGGAACGGCAGAAGAAAATCCATAAGAATGCCCTGCGTGGTCTACATCATCAAAGTCTACGAAAAGAATATCAGGATTGTCATTCTGTAAAGCACTTACGGCTGCATTTTTCACGGCAAGATCAGTTCCTAAATTAGATTTTACATCTGCATTCTGAACAATTTTGTCGTTGATGGGTGCCCAATTGGCAAGAGAGATTGTTCTCAGAGTAGGATTATAAGTTTCTGCTCTTGAAATAAAATCAGGATAATTGATGTAATTAGGACTGGTAAAATTATTGTCCTGTACATTATGTTTCGTATGCCATACACCGGTAAGCATCGTGCTCCAACCGTTTCCACTCCAGGTTGTGGCAGCACATAAACCATCAAGAGAATAAATGGATTGGCTGATGAGGTTCTGGATG contains:
- a CDS encoding GNAT family N-acetyltransferase; this translates as MNDNNNEVKIIAYEPQYKEAFKALNEEWIKTFFVMEASDYKLLDNPEEYILDKGGYIAFALLNGEAVGTCALVKAQEDPLAFELSKMAVSPKAQGKKIGYLLGNALVEKARALKAEKIFLETNSMLVPAIKLYEKLGFKHTEITNPGYDRVDVQMELDFKS
- a CDS encoding alkaline phosphatase family protein translates to MKTKLFSMAVVMSCFLGAQTKKVLFIGIDGCRADVMMSTNTPNIQNLISQSIYSLDGLCAATTWSGNGWSTMLTGVWHTKHNVQDNNFTSPNYINYPDFISRAETYNPTLRTISLANWAPINDKIVQNADVKSNLGTDLAVKNAAVSALQNDNPDILFVDFDDVDHAGHSYGFSSAVPQYVSSIQTTDAYIGEIVNAMKSRSTYNNEDWMVVLTTDHGATDSSHGGGSLSERNIFTIYSNPGFTPQQISKTVLESNKTFNQLNLPSGAYAKPTNQTPFNFGANQDFTIEFWVKPNAAYTSDPVFLGNKNWANGKNKGIIFSGYSGQTFKMNIADGTNRIDLVGGKVETNKWKHIAASFDRDGLVTLYEDGVPVTFAKMNTIGNIDSILPLTLNQDGTNTYGVNLAASYKDVRIWKSALPNDVIANWANQDITASHPYYSQLLTNWKCNESSGSTLTDSSPNANHMSITGSPTYTVNASNTFKIYDYSSTTRETDHFPTVLNWLCIPVQSSWGIDGINRIPVCSKETLATQEVKGATVHFAIYPNPASTQITISYQSGDKEVRAEIIDTKGSLISTKSFKSSNGNYDEKINIEGLPSGMYFIKINGSKKSMTKAFIKK